From Desulfomonilia bacterium:
AATATCCTTTGACAGGAATATTGCTTTTGATTTCATTACAGGGAACACTGTTGAATTTTATGAAGAGTTTGCAGTGATGTGCATTGCATATGGTGAAGCAGCAGCATCAATAGACAAAGAAGAATTTATCCCCGGCAATGGCTGTGCAATACCATTTGAATTCTCGGTTGAGGATATTATCCCTGATACAATAAAGATGCCTTTAACTAAAAATGTCGGCATAGGAATCAGGGTAAAAAAGGATCCATCCATACCTTTAAAAGCCAATCCGATTGCATTGCAGATGGCGTCCGCCTCGAATATCAAAATTAAATATATTGATTTAAACATTGATCAAGGGTTGAAATTCTAGACTTTTGTCCTGTTTTTTGTCTTCTTCGTAGGGATTGCCTCCAGCGGGTTTTCCGGCCATGGATGTTTGGGATACCGGCCTTTCAGTTCTTTTCTGACATCATTATAAGCCCCTTTCCAGAAACCCATGATGTCCCTTGTCACCTGTACAGGACGGCCTGCAGGAGAGAGCAGATGAAGGATGACCGGGATGCTGCCTGCCACAGTAGGGGTGGACCTGCACCCGAACATTTCCTGAAGCTTCACTGCCAGAACCGGAATATCTCCTTTACTGTAGTCGAGCCTTACAGAAAAGCCTGACGGGACACGGATGTGTGTTGGTGCAAGTGAGTTAAGCTCTATCTGTTGATGCCATGATAGAATCGAAGTAAGTGCTCTGATTATGTCCGGTCCGGATATCTGAGAGATACGTGAAACCCCGTCGAGATGTGGCATCAGCCAGCTTTCGAGGCCTTCGAGAAGGGATTCGTCCGAAACATCAGGCCATTTTCCGTCGGTGTTGGAATTAAACATGAAGTTAATCCTTGCCCTTAATTGAATGGATTCATTGCTCCAGGGCAGGATGCCAAGCCCGTTTTTTCTTATCCCGTCAATAAAAGCTTTTTCCATTAAATAAATATCCGGTTTATCTGTTTGTTTTTCACTTATGATGATGCTGCCTAGAGACTCTCTTGTGGATGAGATCACACCCATGACATCATCGTTCCAGACGCAAATGGATTCGGTTTTTATATGCGATGAGAAATGTTCCAGGAGTGCCTGCCTTTTAACTGGTGCGGCAAGAAATATTGCTGCCTCCTGCTTGTCGCCGTCAAGACTTGCAACTGTTATGAACTCTTCATCTGCAAGGGAATCGGTATCGTCAAGCCAGGCGCCCTTGCCGCCGGACAGAAGGAATCTGGGGTTTTTCCCAAAGCGGCGCTGTGCAATGCGGTCGGGGTATGCGAAACCCAGGAGGACTCCGGTCATATCAACATCGTTTTCTCCGGCATCTGAAATCTTCATTTGTTTCTTCAGCTGCTCTGCAGTCTTATTGATTCTTTTTATGACTGAGACTCCATGATAATATTCATTATCGAATTTGCCTGCTGAATGCAGTGCGTCCAGTCTCAACCTCATATCCGATTGCCTGGAGCCGGGATTCTTATCAAGAAAATCCTTTTCACCGAGAATTGCGGCGATTTCGCAGGCGAGTGCGCCTTGACCCAAAGACTTGCCCATGATAATCATACGGGCAAGTCTCGGGTGGATTCCAAGTGAGTTCATAACTTTACCTGCGGGTGTGATCCTGCCTCTTTCATCAACCGCATCAAGTTCGGCAAGAAGGCCTACAGCATGCCTGAAGGACGATTCATCAGGCACATCCATCCATTTCAGTTCGGACGGGGATTTTATTCCCCATCGCAGCAGTTCAAGCGCAAGAGGTATCAGGTCTGCATTAAGTATTTCCGGGTCATTATCCTGCTTCAGCAGCGTTTCTGATTTTTCATCCCAGAGTCTGTAGCATACACCCGGTCCTGTCCTGCCTGCCCTTCCCCTGCGCTGATCAGCCGATGTCCTGGAAACACGGACAGTCTCAAGCCATGTCATGCCGCTTCCCTTATCAAACCTGGGAACGCGCGAGTATCCGGAATCTATTACGACATTTATTCCTTCAATAGTAAGCGATGTTTCTGCAATAGAGGTGGCAAGTACGACTTTCCTCATCCCTGCCGGGGCAGGCATGATCGCGTTTTTCTGCTCGTCTGCCGTTAGCATCGAGTAAAGAGGTGCAATGATGACATCATCAGGCAGCCCGGTCCTGCCAAGGAATCGCTCGACCCTTCTGATTTCAGGTGCACCCGGAAGGAAGACAAGTATGCTGCCCGGCTCGCAGGCAAGGGCTTTCATGATCGAGAGGGCGACGTGTCTTTCAACATGCTGATCTGCAGCCTTTCCTTTTGCTGCAGTCAAAGGCAGGTATCTTGTTTCCACCGGCCATAAACGGCCTTCGCAAGAAATAACGGGCGCATTTCCGAGCAGGGCTGATACTGCATTCGTATCCAGGGTGGCCGACATTATGATAATTCTGAGGTCCGATCTCAGAGCCTCTTGTGAATCCATGCACAGGGCCAGTCCAAGATCGGCATGAATGCTTCGCTCATGAAATTCGTCGAATATAACCAAACCTGCTTCGATCAAAGAGGGATCTTTCTGAAGCATTCTGGTAAGGATGCCCTCAGTGACAACCTCTATTCTGGTATTCATGCCCACCTTTGTATCCAGTCTTGTACGGTAGCCTATTGTTTCTCCGATATTTTCTCCCATAATTGACGCCATCCTCGCGGCGGCGGCATATGCTGCAAGTCTTCTTGGTTCAAGCATTATGATCTTCCTCCCTTCAAGCCACGGTTCATCAAGCAGCGCAGGAGGTACAAGTGTTGTCTTCCCGGCGCCGGCAGCGGCGCTCAGGACGGCGGCGTTTTTCTTCGCCAGGACCTTCTTCAGATCGGGCAGGATTTCAGCAACAGGAAGTTCTTGCATAAGCTGAGTCCATCATACTTGCAGAGCTAAAACAAGCGCTTTGATAAGGTGAATTCAATCATTGTTTGTTGGCGTCCGCGTTTTATGATAAGTGGATTTTAATATGAAGTGCAGATTCGGTGATGAAAACATGTATGATTTTCATGAGGCGGATGCAAAGGATACATGTTTCCTGTGCAGAAAAGCCTGCAAGAAGACGTTTACAGTAAGAGAAATCAAATCGCAGAAGATGGTTCATCTCTGCGGGGGCTGCATGCTCAGCAACGTTTCCGGTTATATGCTGGACAACACGAGGCCGTGGGAAGAACCCCAATAAGATTTATCTTGGGAATTTCAGCAGGAAGGTGGTGCCTGTCCCCTCTATCGAGGATACTTCGATTCTGGCATTATGTGCATCCATAATTTTTTTGCAGAATGTGAGCCCGAGACCTGAACCCCTGTAAGGTTCCCTGTTGCCGAGGACACGATAGAAAGGTTCGAACAGGAACTGGAGTTTGTCCTGCGGGATGCCTTTGCCTGTATCAGTTATTTCAGCATTAATATAATAGTCATCGTAAGATATTTTTGTTGTGATACTGCCTCCGGCATCCGTATATTTGGTTGCATTGCCGATGATATTGACAAAAACGCGTAGAAGGCTTTCAGCATCTCCCATGATATCCGGGAGTCCCTCAGGCGGTTCTTCCAGTTTTACGATAAGCCCTCTTTTTTCAGATATTGATGAAAGATCGCTTATGGCGTTTCTTATAACGGCAGGAAGGTTTACGGGGACCTTTGACTTCAAGAATGATTTGTTTGCAACCCTTTCGAGATCCAGCCAGTGGCTTACAAGGTCTTCAAGGTTTTTTATCCGGCTGCTACATTTCATGAGTATATCATTCAGCTGCGGATTGTCATTATTCGAACAGATAACCTTGAGGCTTTCAAGATACTGCTGGACTGTTACCAGAGGGGAGCGCATTTCATGGCTGACGAAGGTGATGAAGCCCTTTTCAAACATATCCCTTTCTTCACGGAGTATCCTGGCCTCAATCTTGAGTGTCCTGTGCTCCAGGCATCTCTGTGCTACAACCCTTAAATGATCCGGTACAAAAGGTTTGGAGAGATAGTCGTATGCCCCTTTTTTAATTGCTTCTACCGCGGAATCAATCGATGCATATGAGGTTATTACTACAAGAACAATATCAGGTATATCTTTTGACAGTATTTCAAGGGCGTTTATATCAGCCATTCCCGGCATGTTGAGGTCAAGAAAGACCATATCGGGCTTTATCTCCCGTGCCAGACGGATTCCTTCCGTTACCTCTGTGGCTGTTACTACTTCAAACCCCGACTTTGTCAGTTCATGCCTGCACTCATCACAGATAGATTCTTCATTGTCTATAATCAGGATGAGTGCGGTTTTTTCATTCTCCGGCATGTTCTTTTTTCAGCCGATAAGGTTTCTCACATATGTAATCAAATCATTTGCTTTAATCGGTTTTGCCAGTATCAGATCCGGTTTTGCATCATCACCTGACGGCTCGTTTGCTTCAGAGTATGGTCCCTGAATATCAACCGCACTGAGCAGGATAAGCTTGATCTTTTTAGTTGCCGCTGCAGCCCTGAGTTTGGATACCACATTGAATCCTT
This genomic window contains:
- a CDS encoding ATP-binding protein; amino-acid sequence: MPENEKTALILIIDNEESICDECRHELTKSGFEVVTATEVTEGIRLAREIKPDMVFLDLNMPGMADINALEILSKDIPDIVLVVITSYASIDSAVEAIKKGAYDYLSKPFVPDHLRVVAQRCLEHRTLKIEARILREERDMFEKGFITFVSHEMRSPLVTVQQYLESLKVICSNNDNPQLNDILMKCSSRIKNLEDLVSHWLDLERVANKSFLKSKVPVNLPAVIRNAISDLSSISEKRGLIVKLEEPPEGLPDIMGDAESLLRVFVNIIGNATKYTDAGGSITTKISYDDYYINAEITDTGKGIPQDKLQFLFEPFYRVLGNREPYRGSGLGLTFCKKIMDAHNARIEVSSIEGTGTTFLLKFPR
- the hrpB gene encoding ATP-dependent helicase HrpB, with the translated sequence MQELPVAEILPDLKKVLAKKNAAVLSAAAGAGKTTLVPPALLDEPWLEGRKIIMLEPRRLAAYAAAARMASIMGENIGETIGYRTRLDTKVGMNTRIEVVTEGILTRMLQKDPSLIEAGLVIFDEFHERSIHADLGLALCMDSQEALRSDLRIIIMSATLDTNAVSALLGNAPVISCEGRLWPVETRYLPLTAAKGKAADQHVERHVALSIMKALACEPGSILVFLPGAPEIRRVERFLGRTGLPDDVIIAPLYSMLTADEQKNAIMPAPAGMRKVVLATSIAETSLTIEGINVVIDSGYSRVPRFDKGSGMTWLETVRVSRTSADQRRGRAGRTGPGVCYRLWDEKSETLLKQDNDPEILNADLIPLALELLRWGIKSPSELKWMDVPDESSFRHAVGLLAELDAVDERGRITPAGKVMNSLGIHPRLARMIIMGKSLGQGALACEIAAILGEKDFLDKNPGSRQSDMRLRLDALHSAGKFDNEYYHGVSVIKRINKTAEQLKKQMKISDAGENDVDMTGVLLGFAYPDRIAQRRFGKNPRFLLSGGKGAWLDDTDSLADEEFITVASLDGDKQEAAIFLAAPVKRQALLEHFSSHIKTESICVWNDDVMGVISSTRESLGSIIISEKQTDKPDIYLMEKAFIDGIRKNGLGILPWSNESIQLRARINFMFNSNTDGKWPDVSDESLLEGLESWLMPHLDGVSRISQISGPDIIRALTSILSWHQQIELNSLAPTHIRVPSGFSVRLDYSKGDIPVLAVKLQEMFGCRSTPTVAGSIPVILHLLSPAGRPVQVTRDIMGFWKGAYNDVRKELKGRYPKHPWPENPLEAIPTKKTKNRTKV
- a CDS encoding response regulator, whose amino-acid sequence is MSTNKKVLIIDDDIDFCEATKLILESGGFEVSIAESGKSGIDIASKLKPDLAIVDMMMETWSEGFNVVSKLRAAAATKKIKLILLSAVDIQGPYSEANEPSGDDAKPDLILAKPIKANDLITYVRNLIG